The genomic interval TACAGGAAGGCGTACGGCTGCTCGACCTCGTGATACATGTGCACCAGCAGCACCAGGTCGGCCGAGGCGGGGGGCAGCCGCGGGTCGTGCGGCTCGCCGAGGGCCAGGGTGACGTTCTCCAGCCGCGCCTGCCGCACGCGCTCGCGCAGCCGCTCCAGGTACGCGGGGACGATGTCCTGCGCGACGACGCGGCCGGAGCGCCCCACGCGCGGCGAGAGGCGCACCGTGTAGTAGCCGCTCCCGGCGCCCACGTCGGCCACGCGCATCCCGGGGCGCACGCCCAGCAGCCGCATCACCGTGTCGGCCTCGCCGGCGCGGTCGCGGGCCTCCTCGCTGCTCCAGGTGTCGGTGACGATCTCCGCCACCGGCCGCGCCGCCGCGGGGAACGCGCTCGCCGGCGCCCCCGCCGGCCCCAGCGGCCGGATCTCGTCCCGCGCCCGCGTCGCCCCCTGCGGCGCCCCGCAGGCGGCGAGCAGGAGCATCAGGGCGGGGAGGGTGCGAGCTTGTGTATGCCGATTCGGACTCATAGCGTTGCCAAGCGCTCGTTACCTGCTTCAACCTAAGCCGCTGCACGTCCAGGCTAAAGATGGCTGCTTCTCCGGAACCCGACGACCCGGCCGTCGAGGCGATCGATCCGCCGGCGAGAGATGCCGTCGCGCGACGCTTCCGCGAACTGGTGGAAGTGTGGCAGCGAGAGACGGAGCACGAATCATCGCCGACTACACTGTTCATGCATTCCGCCTATCAGCAGATCATTGGTCTCGGTCCGGATGTCCTGCCGGTCCTCTTGAACGATCTGGAACGAACCGGGCGGAACTGGTTCTGGGCCCTGCGCGCCATCACCGGAGAGAACCCCGTTCCGTCCGAAGAACGCGGTGAGCTATCGCGCATGATCGCGCACTGGCTGGAGTGGGGTCGTGTGCGGGGTCTGGTGCAGCGGCAGGAAGTGAATCCGCCGGCTTGATCCACTTCGAATCCGCCTTCATCCACGCCTAACAGAACGCCTGTTCCTCAATGTGCGTGAGGGCAGTTAGGATTCGCTCGTTTCATCGAGCCTCTCCCCTGCCGGAGCGTCCCCGTGCGCCGCATCCTCCCGATCCTCGCCCTCGTCGCGGTGTCCGCCTGCCGACCGCCATCCGCACGCGCGCAGACGCCCGTGGCGCAGGAGGACGCGATCGAGGTGCTCGGGCGCATGCGCGAGGCGTACGGCGCGGGCGCGCACCCGGAGCTGCTGCGCCACCTGCAGACGCTCGACCGGCTCACGTCCAACCATCCGCTGCTCATCTACGAGCTCGCGCGCGCCTACGCGCTGACCGGCGACACCGTCCGCGCGCTGGCCACGCTGGAGCGCCTGGCGCCGATGGGGCTGGGCGTGCCGGTGATGCGCGACACCGCCTTCACCGCGCTGCGCGGCTCCGCCGCCTTCCGCGGCCTCGCCGACCGCCTCGCGGCGAACGCCGCCCCGCTGGTGCGCAGCGACACCGCCCTGGCGCTGGGCGATCCCGACCTGCTCCCCGAGAGCATCGCCTACGACCCGGTGGAGCGCGCGTGGTACCTGGGCTCGCTCGCGCACCACGAGGTGGTCCGCGTGGCCCCGGACGGCTCGGTGCGCGACTTCGCGGCGATGGAAGAGAAGGGGAGGGTGATCGGGATCAAAGTGGATGCGCCGCGCCGCCGGCTGTGGGTGCTGGAGACCACATGGGACACCGCCGCGCCGCGCACCTACGGCGGCACCGGGGGGTGGACCTCGCTCCGCGGCTACGACCTGCGCACCGGCCGCGAAGTCGCCCGCCACGCGCCGCCGGACCGCGGGGCGCACCTCTTCAACGACCTGGCGGTCTCCTCCCGCGGCGACCTCTACGTCACCGACGTGCACGGCAACGCCGTCTGGCGCCTGCGCGCGGGGGCGGACGCGCTGGAGCCGCTGGCCCGCGGCCCGCGCTTCCACTGGGGCAACGGCATCGCCCTCTCGCCCGACGAGTCGCGGCTCTACGCGGCCCACCTGGAGGGGATCAGCGTCGTCGACCCGCGCACCGGGCGCATGGAGCCGCTGCGCCACCCGCCCGCCGTCGCCATGGCGGACGTCGACGGGCTGTACGCCTGCCCCGGCTCGCTGGTCGCCGTGCAGCGGATGGCGCACTTCCAGCAGGTCACCCGCTTCGTCCTCTCGCCCGCGGGCGACTCCATCGTCGCCGCCGAGGTGCTGGAGCGCAGCCACCCCGCCTACGTGGACCCCACGACCGGCGTGGTGGTGGGCGACTCGCTCTTCTACATCGCCAACGCCCAGTTCCGCCGCCTGCAGGACGACCTCACCCTCCGCCCCGCCGAGCGCCCCCACGGCACCGTCGTCCTGCGCCTCCCGATCGGCCCCGGCTGCCGGTGATCACCAGATTGGAAAAGACTTGTCTCACGCAGAGACGCAGAGGCGCAGAGAGAACCCCTCTGTGTCTCTGCGTCTCTGCGTGAGGCTTGTCGTTTTCTGTTCGAAGCCGGCTCGCTCAGCTGCGGCGGACGCGAACGCCGCCGGAGCCGGTGTCGATCTCCACGCGGCCGTTGCCGTCGCCGATGGTGCCGGTGAAGTGCGAGCGCCCGGCGCGGCGCACGGTGGCCGGCACGTCCACGTCGATCCCGCCCGAGCCGGTGTCGATGTCCAGCTCCGCCCCGAAGCCCGCCGGCACCCCCAGCGTCACCCCGCCCGAGCCCGTGTCGATCCGCGCCCGGTTCACGTCGCCGCGCAGCGACAGCTCCACCGAGCCGCTCCCGGTGTCGATCAGGATGTCCCGCGCGTCCACCGCGTCCAGGCGCACCCCGCCCGAGCCCACGTCCACGTGGAGGTTCTCGACGTCGAGCCCCGAGCCCACCACCCCGCCGCTCCCCGTGTCCACGCTCAGCCGGGGCCCGCTCACGCCGCTCACGCGCACCCCGCCCGAGCCGGTGTCGAGCACGATCTCGCCCTGCGCGTCGCGCACCTCGATCCCGCCCGAGCCGGTGTCCAGGTTCAGGCTCCCGCGCGTCCCGAGCGCGTGGATCGACGCCGCGGCGCCCCTGACGCGCAGGTCGCCGTGCACGTTCGACACCTCCACCCGCCCCACGGCCTGGTTGACCGACACCGTGCGCCCGGCGGGCACCAGCACCCGCAGGTCCGCCCAGGCCTCCGTCCCCGACCCCGAGCCGTGGATGCGCACCCGCCGCCCGCCCAGGACGCGGCCCGACCGCCCGAACGTCCCGTCGCGCTCCACGGACATCTCCGTGTTGGAGCCGCGCCCCATCCGCGGGTAGACGACGCGGTCGTCGGGGTAGAGCACCACCAGCGAAGCGGCGCCGTCGGTCTCGCCCTCGCGCACGCGCAGCTCCCCCGCGTCGCTCCCGCCGCGCGTGACCTCCACCACCACCTCCGACCCCGAGCCGGGCTCCACCCGCACCTCGCCGGCCAGGTTGTAGACCGCCACGCGCGAGCCGTCCAGGGTGAACCGTTCCGTCCGCTGCGCCTCGCCCCGCGTGGCGACCAGCGAAGCCGCCGCCAGCGCCAGCGGGAGGATCACGTGGTGTCGCATCGACGTCCTCCGGGTTGGATTCATCGGGATTCGACTACGATCAAAGAACTGCGAACTACGGATTTGGGCGTGTCCCCCTGGAGGGGGCCGGGCTGCGCGCGCCGTAGGGCACGATACCACTGTGCCCAACGGCGCCGGGCCACCGCCGCCACGATACCCCCTGTGGCGGCGGCGTCCCGGCCCTGTCGGGCGCGCATCCCTCACGCAACCGCAGGGGATAGGGAACAGCCGGCCCACGCACCGAGCCCCATCGAGTCCACCCTCTCCCGGACTTGGGAGAGGGTTGCCGCTCCAAGGCGGCGGGAGAGGGCCCCCGCCGCCGCGCAAACGCCCGCCGAGGCGCGCGCACTTCGCACTTCGCACCTCGCACTTCGCACTCACAGGCTCATCCACCAGTTCACCTTCACCAGCAGCACGTTCGTTGCCGGGTAGCGCCACAGCTCGTCGAAGTCCTCCCCGGGGCGGAAGCGGCCGGTGCCGCCGTCCGCCGCGCCGTCGCGCGAGTGCGACCAGGCCACGAAGAGCGTGGAGCCCAGCCGGTACTCCCAGCGCAGCACCGCGTTCAGGTTGAGCGCCCGGTAGTTGAAGTCCGGGTCGTCGAAGCTCCACCCCTCCGGGCGCGTCCCCGCCTCGCCGAGCGGCGCGAAGCGCTCCGCGAAGTCCTTCGCCCGCGGGTCCGCCACCTCGCGGAAGTCGGCGAACGAGCCGTCGCTGATGAAGGGCTGCGCGTACACCTGCAGCGACAGCGTGGGCGAGAAGGTCTGGTTGAAGCGCGCCGACACCCCCAGCGTGCGCTGGTCCAGCCCGCCGAACACGTAGTGCGTCGCCCCGGCCGCGTCGCCGGGCGCGTCCACGAACTGCCAGGCGCTCCGGTTGCGCGAGTAGAAGGGCGACAGCGAGATCCGCGTGGCCGCCGTCGGGCGCACCCCCAGGTTGAAGGACACGTTGTAGCGCCAGCCGTCGGTGTCGTCCTCGGTCCACCAGTTGAAGTCGGCCCCGCCGTTCACCCGCTTGCGCCCGTCGGAATAGAAGCCGGCCCACCCGCTGGTCGAGCCCGGCCGCCGGATGAGCGGTCCGCCGCGCAGCGAGCCGTTGCTCCACGCCGCCACCCCGCGCTCGACGCCCCAGTACATCCCCCAGTAGTTCAGGAAGTCCCCCCACCCGTTCACGTTGCCGCCCGTGGAGGTGTTCTCCCACCCGAAGGTCTGCGTGTTCCAGAGGTTGGTGTTCACCCCAAAGCCGCGGAAGACCTTCCCCGGCTTGAAGCTGCGGTAGCCGAGATAAGCGACGTTGGTGACCTGGTCGGCCTCGCGCATGAAGCCCAGGTCGTTGGTCTCGAACCCCGGCGAGCGCACCATCCCCAGCAGGCCGCCCTGCACGCTCCCCTTCACCCTGGCCAGCTGCCAGCTCGCCGCGAACCCCGAGAGCGAGGTGGCCGCCGAGTCGAGCCGCACGTGGCCCGCGTCGGGGCGCTGGAAGTAGCGCGCGGGCGACTGCTGCAGCCCGACGATCGCCGCCTCGCTCCCGCGCACCGTGGAGCCCAGCAGGTACCCCGAGGCGATCCAGGCGTCGTTCCCCCAGCGGTGCGAGGCGTCCACCCCGCCCGCCAGCGCGGTCCCCGGCAGGTCCTCGATCCCGGTGCCGTCCAGCCGGCGGAAGACGCCGGTGCCCACGAAGCCGTACTGCGTGCGCCCGCCGTTGGCGTCGCGCCGGCCGCGCAGCATCCCGAACCCCGTGAGCGGCTCCACCACCTGCGAGAAGCGCCCGCCCGCGTCGTCGATCCCCCGGGCCCGCTCCTGCGCCGTGAGCGCCCCCAGCGCGCCGACCGACCAGCCGCGGCCCACGCGCCCCGAGAGCTTGGCCGCGCTCAGGATGTTGGTCTCTCCCGGCACGTCGGCGAACTCGGCGTCGACCCCGTAGTGCGGCGCCCGGCCGATGCGGCGCGAGTAGAAGAGCGACTCGTTCCCGCCGTCGCCGTCGCCCAGGCCGATGCCGAAGCGGAAGATGTCGGCGCCCTCGGTGAAGAAGGGGCGCTTCTCGGGGAAGAAGGTCTCGTACTGGGTGAGGTTCACCTGGCTGGGGTCGGCCTCCACCTGCCCGAAGTCGGGGTTCACCGTGGCGTCCAGCGTCAGGTCCGAGGTCACCCCGTACTTGACGTCCATCCCCGCCGAGCCCCGCCAGTCGCTCGCCGAGTAGAACGGGTCCGCCCCGTCACCCGGCGCGCGGGTGACGCCCGAGAGCATGTAGGGGAGCAGCTCCAGGCGGCGCGGCGAGGGGAGCCCCGTCATCCCGTGCAGCTCGCCGAAGCGGGCCACCACGCGCGAGTCGTCGCGGCGCAGGGGGGCCCAGAAGCTCTGCTCGTTGGCGCGCTGCACCACCCGCGCGACCTCGAACCCCCACACCCCGTCGCCGCCCGGCGAGAAGCGCAGCGCCGAGAGCGGGATGCGGAACTCGGCCGTCCAGCCGTGCTCGTCGCGCTCCACCGCCACGTCCCACACCGCGTCCCACCCCACGTCGTCGTTCTGCCCGTCGACGATGGTGAAGTCGCGCTTGACCCCCGCCGGGTTCACCGTGAAGACGTAGGCCGTGCGCAGGTCGTGGCGCGAGTCGAAGGCCACCAGCAGCCAGTCCGACGACGAGTCCTCGTCGCGCCGGGTGAGCTGGGCCACGATCTTCCGCGGCTCGGGGTCGAAGGCGCGGACGCCCACGTAGACGGCGGAGTGGTCGAAGGCGACCCGGGTCACGGTGGGGAACTTCGCCGGCTGCCCCTCGTCGGGGTCGCGCTGGATGAAGCCGCCGATCGAGTCGGCCGCGGCCCAGACCGGGTCGTCCAGCTTTCCGTCGAGGGTGGGGGCCCCCACCGTGGGGGTGAGCCGGTAGGCGTCGAGCTTCGGGGAGGGGTCGTCGCCGCCGCCGTTCTGAGGGAGGGACACGGCGGCGGAAAGGAGGAGGATGCCCAGCATCGGACGGTGCTCCGGGAAAGAAAAAGAGGCGGCTGAACCGGATTCAGCCGCCTCCTACGGGGTCACCGCGAGCCGAGTTTCACGTCGCCGCTGAAGGTGCGGATGCTGAGCCTCGCCTCGCCGCGCCCCACCGTGAAGCGCTGCTCGCGGCGCGACTGGCGGGTGATCCGCGCGCCGGGGAGGTCGTTGGTGATGGTGCCGCTGAAGGTGGTGACGTCGCCCGTGACGCTGAGCGGCGGGGCCAGGCGCACGTCCACGGTGCCGCTGTGGCTCTCGATGGTGGTGGTGCCGTCGCGGGCCAGGTCGCCCGAGACGAAGACGTTGCCCGAGACGGTCTGGAACGAGCCCTCGATCTGCCGCCCGGAGAGGCGCAGGTCGCCGCTCACGGTGGAGACCTCGGCGCGGCCGCGCATGGAGCCCACCTCCACCCCCCCGCTCACCGAGTTCACCCGCACCTCGCCGGTGGATGCGGTGACGCCCACGTTGCCGCTCACGCTGGTGGCCTCCACCTGGTCGCGCACGGTGCCGGCCACGCTCACGTCGCCGCTCACCGACTCGGCGTGCACGCGCTCGGCCTGCCCGTCGAAGGTGGCGTCGCCGCT from Longimicrobium sp. carries:
- a CDS encoding DUF4097 family beta strand repeat-containing protein; this encodes MKAKIMVPAVLAATLAAAGSAGAQERVDQRRSTGPTGVVEIHNVAGSVRVVGWSRNEVHVTGELGRGTERLDLVPEGDRLVVRVVLPRRGSSRGSDIEVRVPARKTVRIHTVSADVEARDLAGDVEARAVSGDVVARGRLREVFVQSRSGDATFDGQAERVHAESVSGDVSVAGTVRDQVEATSVSGNVGVTASTGEVRVNSVSGGVEVGSMRGRAEVSTVSGDLRLSGRQIEGSFQTVSGNVFVSGDLARDGTTTIESHSGTVDVRLAPPLSVTGDVTTFSGTITNDLPGARITRQSRREQRFTVGRGEARLSIRTFSGDVKLGSR
- a CDS encoding methyltransferase domain-containing protein, coding for MSPNRHTQARTLPALMLLLAACGAPQGATRARDEIRPLGPAGAPASAFPAAARPVAEIVTDTWSSEEARDRAGEADTVMRLLGVRPGMRVADVGAGSGYYTVRLSPRVGRSGRVVAQDIVPAYLERLRERVRQARLENVTLALGEPHDPRLPPASADLVLLVHMYHEVEQPYAFLYNLRLALAPGGRVAVVDLDRPTQRHGTPPALLRCEMAAVGYEQSAFRALPAGSGYLAVFTARPGPAPRPADIRACPAP
- a CDS encoding DUF4097 family beta strand repeat-containing protein; translated protein: MRHHVILPLALAAASLVATRGEAQRTERFTLDGSRVAVYNLAGEVRVEPGSGSEVVVEVTRGGSDAGELRVREGETDGAASLVVLYPDDRVVYPRMGRGSNTEMSVERDGTFGRSGRVLGGRRVRIHGSGSGTEAWADLRVLVPAGRTVSVNQAVGRVEVSNVHGDLRVRGAAASIHALGTRGSLNLDTGSGGIEVRDAQGEIVLDTGSGGVRVSGVSGPRLSVDTGSGGVVGSGLDVENLHVDVGSGGVRLDAVDARDILIDTGSGSVELSLRGDVNRARIDTGSGGVTLGVPAGFGAELDIDTGSGGIDVDVPATVRRAGRSHFTGTIGDGNGRVEIDTGSGGVRVRRS
- a CDS encoding DUF5916 domain-containing protein translates to MLGILLLSAAVSLPQNGGGDDPSPKLDAYRLTPTVGAPTLDGKLDDPVWAAADSIGGFIQRDPDEGQPAKFPTVTRVAFDHSAVYVGVRAFDPEPRKIVAQLTRRDEDSSSDWLLVAFDSRHDLRTAYVFTVNPAGVKRDFTIVDGQNDDVGWDAVWDVAVERDEHGWTAEFRIPLSALRFSPGGDGVWGFEVARVVQRANEQSFWAPLRRDDSRVVARFGELHGMTGLPSPRRLELLPYMLSGVTRAPGDGADPFYSASDWRGSAGMDVKYGVTSDLTLDATVNPDFGQVEADPSQVNLTQYETFFPEKRPFFTEGADIFRFGIGLGDGDGGNESLFYSRRIGRAPHYGVDAEFADVPGETNILSAAKLSGRVGRGWSVGALGALTAQERARGIDDAGGRFSQVVEPLTGFGMLRGRRDANGGRTQYGFVGTGVFRRLDGTGIEDLPGTALAGGVDASHRWGNDAWIASGYLLGSTVRGSEAAIVGLQQSPARYFQRPDAGHVRLDSAATSLSGFAASWQLARVKGSVQGGLLGMVRSPGFETNDLGFMREADQVTNVAYLGYRSFKPGKVFRGFGVNTNLWNTQTFGWENTSTGGNVNGWGDFLNYWGMYWGVERGVAAWSNGSLRGGPLIRRPGSTSGWAGFYSDGRKRVNGGADFNWWTEDDTDGWRYNVSFNLGVRPTAATRISLSPFYSRNRSAWQFVDAPGDAAGATHYVFGGLDQRTLGVSARFNQTFSPTLSLQVYAQPFISDGSFADFREVADPRAKDFAERFAPLGEAGTRPEGWSFDDPDFNYRALNLNAVLRWEYRLGSTLFVAWSHSRDGAADGGTGRFRPGEDFDELWRYPATNVLLVKVNWWMSL